A single region of the Salmo salar chromosome ssa16, Ssal_v3.1, whole genome shotgun sequence genome encodes:
- the LOC106573200 gene encoding CCR4-NOT transcription complex subunit 1 isoform X15, whose protein sequence is MNLDSLSLALSQISYLVDNLTKKNYRASQQEIQHIVNRHGPEADRHLLRCLFSHVDFSGDGKSSGKDFHQFLIQECVSLISKPNFISTLCYAIDNPLHYQKSLKPSSHLFTQLSKVLKLSKVQEVIFGLALLNSCNADLRGFAAQFVKQKLPDLLRSYVDADLGVNQEGGFQDIAIEVLHLLLSHLLFGQKGASGVGQEQIDAFLKTLCRDFPQARCPVVLAPLLYPEKRDILMDRILPDSGELAKTMMESSLAEFMQEVGYGFCASLDECRNIILQYGVREVTASQVARVLGMMARTHSGLSDGIPLQSISAPGSGIWSDGKDKSDGSQAHTWNVEVLIDVVKEVNPNLNFKEVTYELDHPGFMIRDSKGLQMVVYGIQRGLGMEVFPVDLIYRPWKHAEGQLSFIQHSLMSPDVFCFADYPCHTVAIDILKAPPEDDNREIATWKSLDLVESLLRLSEVGQYEQVKQLFSFPIKHCPDMLVLALLQISTSWHTLRHELISTLMPIFLGNHPNSAIILHYAWHGQGQSPSIRQLIMHSMAEWYMRGEQYDQAKLSRILDVAQDLKSLSMLLNGTPFAFVIDLAALASRREYLKLDKWLTDKIREHGVGGEPFIQACVTFLKRRCPSIMGGLAPEKDQPKSAQLPPETMATMLGCLQACAGSVSQELSETILTMVANCSNVMNKARQPPPGVMPKGRAPSTSSLDAISPVQVSVSPLQMDPLTAMGSLNLSSSATSHTQSMQGFPTPLGSAFSNPQSPAKAFPPLSNPNPSTPFGGIGSLSSQLGNTGPLGSGIGSGLGMPAVSSDPFGTRKMSTPGLNPTTFQQSKMKASDLSQVWPEANQHFSKEIDDEANSYFQRIYNHPPHPTMSVDEVLEMLQRFKDSTIKREREVFNCMLRNLFEEYRFFPQYPDKELHITACLFGGIIEKGLVTYMALGLALRYVLEALRKPFGSKMYYFGIAALDRFKNRLKDYPQYCQHLASIGHFLQFPLHLQECVQYIEYGQQSRDPPVKMQGSITTPGSLALAQAQAQSQPPKAPQPGQPSTLVTTATATTTVAKTTTITRPTPGSFKKDVPPSINTTNIDTLLVATDQTERIVEPPENVQEKIAFIFNNLSQSNMTQKVEELKETVKEEFMPWVSQYLVMKRVSIEPNFHSLYSNFLDTLKNPEFVKMVLNETYRNIKVLLTSDKAAANFSDRSLLKNLGHWLGMITLAKNKPILYTDLEVKSLLLEAYVKGQQELLYVVPFVAKVLESSLRSVIFRPQNPWTMAIMNVLAELHTEHDLKLNLKFEIEVLCKNLSLDINDLKPGTLLKDKDKLKSLEEQLSAPKKEAKPPEEMIPIVSTGDFLPFAAAPSTPAPTTTCSATGPPTPQFSYHDINVYALAGLAPHINININIPLLQAHPQLKQCVRQSIERAVQELVHPVVDRSIKIAMTTCEQIVRKDFALDSEESRMRVAAHHMMRNLTAGMAMITCREPLLMSIATNLKNSFAAALRAPTPQQREMMEEAAARVAQDNCELACCFIQKTAVEKAGPEMDKRLATEFELRKHARQEGRRYCDPVVLTYQAERMPEQIRLKVGGVDPKQLAVYEEFARNVPGFLPSNDLSQPTGFLAQPMKQQAWATDDVAQIYDKCMADLEQHLHAIPPALAMNPQTQALRSLLEAVALARNSRDGIAALGLLQKAVEGLLDATSGADADLLLRYRECHLLVLKALQDGRAYGPLWCNKQITRCLIECRDEYKYNVEAVELLIRNHLVNMQQYDLHLAQSMENGLHYMAVAFAMQLVKLLLVDERSVSHITEADLFHTIETLMRTSAHSRANAPEGLPQLMDVVRSNYEAMIDRAHGGPNFMMHSGISQASEYDDPPGLREKAEYLLREWVNLYHSAAAGRDSTKAFSAFVGQMHQQGILKTDDLITRFFRLCTEMCVEISYRAQAEQQHNPAASAAIIRAKCYHNLDAFVRLIALLVKHSGEATNTVTKINLLNKVLGIVVGVLIQDHDVRQTEFQQLPYHRIFIMLLLELNAPEHVLETINFQTLTAFCNTFHILRPTKAPGFVYAWLELISHRIFIARMLAHTPQQKGWPMYAQLLIDLFKYLAPFLRNVELNKPMQILYKGTLRVLLVLLHDFPEFLCDYHYGFCDVIPPNCIQLRNLILSAFPRNMRLPDPFTPNLKVDMLSEINIAPRILTNFTGVMPSQFKKDLDSYLKTRSPVTFLSELRSNLQVGGATLGPWKYLQHNDTSLEQVSNEPGNRYNIQLINALVLYVGTQAIAHIHNKGSTPSMSTITHSAHMDIFQNLAVDLDTEGRYLFLNAIANQLRYPNSHTHYFSCTMLYLFAEANTEAIQEQITRVLLERLIVNRPHPWGLLITFIELIKNPAFKFWSHDFVHCAPEIEKLFQSVAQCCMGQKQAQQVMEGTGAS, encoded by the exons ATGAATCTTGACTCGCTCTCGCTGGCTTTGTCTCAAATCAGCTACCTGGTGGACAATTTAACAAAGAAAAACTACAGAGCCAGCCAGCAGGAAATACAGCAT ATTGTGAATCGTCACGGCCCTGAGGCGGACAGGCATTTATTACGCTGTCTCTTCTCCCATGTGGATTTCAGTGGTGATGGTAAAAGCAGTGGCAAAGATTTTCATCAG TTTCTGATCCAGGAGTGTGTTTCACTGATTTCAAAGCCTAATTTTATTTCAACACTTTGCTACGCCATCGACAATCCTTTGCACTACCAGAAG AGTTTGAAGCCGTCGTCCCACTTGTTTACTCAGTTGAGTAAAGTTCTCAAGCTAAGCAAGGTTCAAGAA GTGATATTTGGCCTTGCTTTGCTCAATTCGTGCAACGCAGACCTTCGTGGTTTTG CCGCGCAGTTCGTCAAACAAAAGCTCCCTGATCTCCTCCGCTCGTACGTGGACGCGGACCTTGGCGTTAACCAGGAAGGTGGCTTCCAAGATATTGCCATAGAGGTCCTGCACCTGCTCCTCTCCCATCTTCTGTTTGGCCAGAAGGGAGCCAGTGGCGTCGGACAAGAGCAGATTGACGCTTTCCTCAAGACACTGTGCAGAG ATTTCCCGCAGGCGCGCTGCCCTGTGGTGCTTGCACCGCTGCTGTACCCTGAAAAACGGGACATTCTGATGGACAGGATTCTGCCAGACTCGGGAGAGTTAGCCAAGACCATGATGGAGAGTTCTCTTGCAGAGTTCATGCAGGAAGTTGGCTATGGCTTTTGTGCAAG TCTTGATGAATGCCGCAACATAATTCTGCAGTATGGGGTGCGAGAGGTTACTGCCAGCCAGGTGGCCAGGGTCCTGGGGATGATGGCTCGTACCCACTCTGGCTTGTCTGATGGAATCCCCCTACAG TCCATCTCTGCTCCGGGCAGTGGCATTTGGAGTGATGGAAAGGACAAAAGTGATGGTTCTCAGGCCCACACTTGGAATGTAGAAGTTCTGATTGACGTGGTCAAAGAAGTT AACCCCAATCTCAACTTCAAAGAGGTGACCTACGAGCTCGATCACCCTGGCTTTATGATCCGGGACAGTAAGGGACTTCAGATGGTGGTGTATGGGATCCAGAGGGGCCTGGGTATGGAGGTGTTCCCTGTCGATCTCATCTACCGGCCCTGGAAGCATGCTGAGGGACAG CTGTCATTCATTCAGCACTCCCTCATGAGCCCAGATGTGTTCTGCTTCGCTGACTACCCCTGCCACACTGTAGCCATCGACATACTGAAGGCGCCACCCGAGGACGATAACAGGGAGATAGCCACCTG GAAGAGCCTGGACCTGGTGGAGAGCCTCCTGCGCCTCTCTGAGGTGGGCCAGTACGAGCAGGTGAAGCAGCTCTTCAGTTTCCCCATCAAACACTGTCCTGACATGTTGGTGCTGGCACTGCTGCAGATCAGCACCTCTTGGCACACCCTGCGCCATGAGCTCATCTCCACCCTCATGCCCATCTTCCTGGGCAACCACCCCAACTCCGCCATCATCTTGCACTACGCGTGGCACGGACAGGGCCAGTCCCCCTCTATCCGTCAGCTGATCATGCACTCGATGGCAGAGTGGTACATGAGAGGAGAGCAGTACGACCAGGCCAAGCTGTCCCGCATCCTGGATGTGGCCCAGGACTTGAAG tctctttcaATGCTGCTAAATGGTACTCCATTTGCCTTTGTTATTGACCTTGCTGCACTTGCCTCTCGCCGTGAATACCTCAAACTTGACAAATGGCTGACTGACAAAATCCGAGAGCACGGGGTGGGTGGC GAGCCCTTCATCCAGGCATGTGTAACGTTCCTGAAAAGACGCTGTCCCTCTATTATGGGTGGTCTTGCCCCAGAGAAGGACCAGCCCAAAAGCGCCCAGCTTCCCCCGGAAACGATGGCTACCATGCTGGGCTGTCTGCAGGCCTGTGCAGG GAGTGTGTCTCAAGAGCTCTCTGAGACTATCTTGACCATGGTTGCCAACTGTAGCAACGTCATGAACAAAGCCCGCCAGCCACCACCGGGGGTCATGCCAAAGGGACGTGCTCCCAGCACCAGCAGTCTAGACGCCATTTCCCCTGTGCAGGTATCGGTGTCTCCTCTCCAG ATGGATCCCCTGACAGCCATGGGTTCGCTGAACCTGAGCAGCTCTGccacctctcacacacagagcatgCAGGGCTTCCCTACCCCGCTGGGCTCTGCCTTCAGCAACCCCCAGTCCCCAGCTAAGGCCTTCCCTCCACtgtccaaccccaaccccagcaCACCATTTGGGGGGATTGGGAGCCTCTCTTCACAGCTAGGTAACACAG GTCCTCTGGGATCAGGCATTGGTTCTGGTCTTGGAATGCCAGCGGTGAGCAGCGATCCGTTTGGGACGAGGAAGATGAGCACACCGGGCCTGAATCCGACCACCTTTCAGCAGAGTAAGATGAAGGCCT CTGACCTATCTCAGGTGTGGCCCGAGGCTAACCAGCACTTTAGTAAGGAGATTGACGATGAGGCTAACAGTTACTTCCAGCGCATCTACAACCACCCCCCACACCCCACCATGTCTGTTGATGAG GTGCTGGAGATGTTACAGAGGTTCAAGGACTCCACCATCAAGCGAGAGCGGGAGGTCTTTAACTGTATGCTGAGGAATTTGTTCGAGGAGTACCGTTTCTTCCCCCAGTACCCCGACAAGGAGCTGCACATCACCGCCTGCCTGTTCGGGGGGATCATCGAGAAGGGTCTTGTCACATACATGGCCCTTGGACTGGCCCTCAGATATGTCCTTGAAGCCTTAAGGAAGCCATTTGGATCCAAAATGTATTACTTTGGAATCGCTGCTCTAGATAGATTCAAAAATAG GCTGAAGGACTATCCACAATATTGTCAGCACTTGGCCTCGATCGGCCACTTTCTGCAATTCCCCCTTCATTTACAAGAG TGCGTGCAGTATATCGAGTATGGCCAACAGTCACGGGATCCTCCAGTGAAGATGCAAGGATCCATCACCACCCCTGGAAGCCTGGCGTTGGCTCAAGCTCAGGCCCAGTCTCAGCCTCCCAAAGCCCCCCAGCCTGGACAGCCCAGCACCCTGGTCACCACAGCTACCGCCACCACCACTGTCGCCAAAACCACTACCATCACCCGACCTACCCCTGGCAGCTTCAAGAAGGATGTGCCG CCCTCCATCAACACCACAAACATTGACACTCTGCTGGTAGCAACAGACCAAACTGAGAGGATTGTGGAACCCCCAGAAAATGTTCAAGAGAAAATTGCTTTTATCTTCAATAACCTGTCACAATCCAACATGACACAGAAG GTTGAGGAGTTAAAGGAAACTGTGAAAGAGGAGTTTATGCCCTGGGTCTCCCAGTATCTTGTCATGAAGAGGGTCAGCATCGAGCCCAACTTCCACAGCCTATACTCCAACTTTCTAGACACCCTGAAGAACCCTGAGTTTGTCAAAATGGTTCTGAATGAAACTTACAGAAACATCAAG GTTCTCCTTACCTCTGATAAGGCAGCTGCAAACTTCTCTGATCGATCCCTACTGAAGAATTTGGGCCACTGGCTTGGCATGATCACTCTGGCTAAAAACAAGCCCATCCTGTACACG GATTTGGAGGTGAAATCCCTGTTGTTAGAAGCCTATGTCAAGGGGCAGCAGGAGCTACTGTATGTGGTCCCGTTTGTAGCCAAAGTCCTGGAATCCAGTTTGCGTAGCGTG ATCTTCCGACCTCAGAATCCCTGGACCATGGCCATCATGAATGTTCTGGCAGAGTTGCATACGGAACATGATCTGAAG CTGAACTTAAAGTTTGAGATTGAGGTGCTGTGTAAGAACTTATCACTGGACATCAACGACCTGAAGCCTGGCACCCTGCTGAAAGACAAAGACAAGTTGAAGAGTCTGGAGGAGCAGCTCTCTGCACCAAAGAAAGAGGCCAAGCCCCCTGAAGAAATGATCCCTATTGTTAGCACAG GAGACTTTCTTCCATTTGCAGCTGCACCATCCACTCCCGCCCCGACCACCACTTGCTCAGCTACTGGGCCCCCTACCCCGCAGTTTAGCTATCATGACATCAATGTGTACGCCCTTGCAGGGCTAGCCCCTCACATCAATATCAACATCAAC ATCCCCTTGCTTCAAGCCCACCCTCAGCTCAAGCAGTGTGTGAGACAGTCCATTGAGCGGGCTGTGCAAGAGCTCGTCCACCCCGTAGTGGACCGCTCCATCAAGATCGCCATGACCACCTGCGAGCAGATCGTCAGGAAGGACTTTGCTCTGGACTCGGAGGAGTCGCGCATGCGTGTGGCAGCTCATCATATGATGCGCAACCTGACTGCCGGCATGGCCATGATCACCTGCCGGGAGCCCCTGCTCATGAGCATCGCCACCAACCTGAAGAACAGCTTTGCCGCTGCCCTCCGG GCCCCCACCCCCcagcagagagagatgatggaggAGGCTGCTGCCAGGGTCGCCCAGGACAACTGTGAGCTGGCCTGCTGCTTCATCCAGaagactgcagtggagaaggctGGCCCAGAGATGGACAAGAGGCTGGCGACG GAGTTTGAGCTGAGGAAGCACGCCCGCCAGGAGGGCCGTCGCTACTGTGACCCCGTTGTGCTGACCTACCAGGCCGAGCGCATGCCAGAGCAGATCAGACTCAAG GTTGGAGGCGTAGACCCCAAACAGCTGGCGGTGTATGAGGAGTTTGCCCGGAATGTTCCAGGCTTCCTACCAAGCAACGACCTGTCTCAGCCCACAGGATTCCTTGCCCAGCCCATGAAG caacaggcaTGGGCCACGGACGACGTGGCTCAGATCTATGACAAGTGCATGGCAGACCTGGAGCAGCACCTCCACGCCATCCCTCCAGCGCTGGCCATGAACCCTCAGACCCAGGCTTTGCGCAGCCTGCTGGAGGCCGTGGCCCTAGCCAGGAACTCCCGGGACGGCATCGCCGCTCTGGGTCTGCTGCAGAAG gCTGTGGAGGGTCTGCTGGATGCTACCAGTGGTGCCGATGCTGACTTGCTTCTGCGGTACAGAGAGTGCCACCTGCTGGTGCTCAAAGCCCTCCAGGACGGCCGGGCATACGGGCCACTGTGGTGCAACAAGCAGATTACCAG GTGCCTGATTGAGTGCCGTGATGAGTACAAGTACAACGTTGAGGCTGTGGAGCTGCTGATCAGAAACCACCTGGTCAACATGCAGCAGTATGACCTGCACCTGGCACAG TCTATGGAGAATGGGCTGCACTACATGGCGGTGGCGTTTGCCATGCAGCTGGTGAAGCTGCTGttggtggatgagcgcagtgtgAGCCACATTACCGAGGCAGACTTGTTCCACACTATCGAGACTCTGATGCGAACCAGCGCCCACTCCAGGGCCAACGCACCTGAGGG GCTTCCTCAGCTGATGGACGTGGTCCGCTCCAACTACGAGGCTATGATCGACCGGGCCCACGGAGGACCCAACTTTATGATGCACTCTGGCATCTCCCAGGCATCCGAGTACGACGACCCGCCAGGCCTGAGGGAGAAGGCTGAGTACCTGCTGAGGGAATGGGTCAACCTGTACCACTCTGCAGCCGCCGGCCGGGACAGCACCAAGGCCTTCTCTGCCTTTGTGGGCCAG ATGCACCAGCAGGGCATTCTGAAGACCGATGACCTGATCACTCGTTTCTTCCGGCTGTGCACGGAGATGTGTGTAGAGATCAGCTACCGCGCCCAggccgagcagcagcacaacccTGCGGCCAGCGCCGCCATCATCAGGGCCAAGTGTTACCACAACCTGGACGCCTTTGTGCGCCTCATCGCCCTGCTGGTCAAGCACTCCGGAGAGGCCACCAACACCGTCACCAAGATCAACCTGCTCAACAAG GTTCTAGGTATTGTGGTTGGAGTGTTGATCCAGGACCATGATGTGAGACAGACTGAGTTCCAGCAGTTGCCTTACCATCGCATCTTCATCATGCTGTTGCTTGAGCTCAATGCCCCCGAGCATGTGCTGGAGACCATCAACTTCCAGACCCTCACCGCCTTCTG CAACACTTTCCACATCCTGAGGCCTACCAAAGCCCCTGGCTTTGTTTACGCTTGGCTGGAGTTGATCTCTCACCGTATCTTCATCGCCAGGATGCTGGCGCACACCCCACAGCAGAAG GGTTGGCCCATGTATGCCCAACTTCTCATTGATCTGTTCAAGTACCTGGCACCCTTCCTGAGGAATGTTGAGCTTAACAAACCTATGCAAATCCTCTACAAG GGTACCCTGCGCGTCCTTCTGGTCCTACTGCATGACTTCCCAGAGTTCCTGTGCGACTACCACTACGGCTTCTGCGACGTCATCCCGCCCAACTGCATCCAGCTCCGCAACCTGATTCTGAGTGCCTTCCCACGCAACATGAGGCTTCCAGACCCCTTCACTCCCAATCTGAAG GTTGACATGCTCAGCGAGATCAACATCGCTCCGCGCATCCTTACAAACTTCACCGGAGTGATGCCCTCTCAGTTCAAGAAGGATCTGGACTCGTACCTGAAGACACGCTCCCCCGTCACCTTCCTCTCTGAGCTCCGCAGCAATCTGCAGGTAGGGGGCGCCACTCTGGGTCCCTGGAAGTATTTGCAGCACAACGACACATCTTTAGAACAG GTGTCAAATGAGCCAGGCAACCGTTACAACATCCAGCTGATCAACGCTCTGGTGCTGTATGTGGGAACCCAGGCCATCGCACACATCCACAACAAGGGCAGCACCCCCTCGATGAGCACCATCACTCACTCAGCCCACATGGACATCTTCCAGAACCTGGCTGTGGACCTGGACACTGAGG GGCGTTATCTCTTCCTGAATGCCATCGCCAATCAGCTGCGCTACCCAAACAGCCACACCCATTACTTCAGCTGCACCATGCTGTACCTGTTTGCTGAGGCCAACACTGAGGCAATCCAGGAGCAGATTACCAG GGTTCTTCTGGAGAGGCTGATTGTGAACAGGCCTCATCCCTGGGGACTGCTCATCACCTTCATCGAGCTCATCAAGAATCCCGCCTTCAAGTTCTGGAGCCACGACTTTGTACACTGTGCCCCAGAGATTGAGAA gttGTTCCAGTCAGTGGCTCAGTGCTGTATGGGGCAAAAGCAGGCTCAGCAGGTGATGGAGGGCACTGgtgccagttag